GAAGGTTGAACGCATCCGCGGGGGTCACACTTTCATGACCATCGATTCCGAATACGGGGAGGTCGTGTGTGCCGCATACGAACCATCCAGGGAATTCAGGCACGCCATCGATTGGCTCACTCCCGGTGATAAAGTCGAGGTACTCGGTGAGCTGAGGGAAAGTCCCAGATCATTGAATATCGAGAAACTCCATGTGCTCGAGACCGTCGATGAATACGAGAAGATATCCAATCCGGTATGTCCTTCATGCAATCGTCTTATGGTCTCCGTCGGTAAAGGGAAAGGATACAGGTGCAGACAATGCAAGACAAAGTCCGACACCCCTATTATGAAGAAGAATACCAGGTGGATCGTTTCGGGCTGGTATGAGCCTCCGGTCGCGGCGAGGAGACATTTATCCAAACCTCTGAAGAGGATGGGTGAGATACAACCCGTCGAATTCGTCAATTGTCGTAATCAATAACCGACAATAATATATACTCACTATTCTAACATCATTCTATCTCTAGGAGGGATAACTCATGGATGAAGCAGTAATCTTAAGCGCATGCAGGACTGCAATCGGAAAATACGGAAAAGCACTCACCGGAATCAAATCCACCGAGCTCGGAGCACACTGTATCAAGGAAGCAGTGAAGAGAGCCGGAATCCAGGCAACCGATGTCGAGGAATGCATCATGGGAAACGTCCTTCAGGCCGGACTCGGACAGAACCCTGCCAGGCAGGCAGCCATCGGTGCAGGACTTCCTGTCGAGATCGGATCCTTCACAGTCAACGCCGTCTGCGGCTCTGCCATGAAAGCTGTCATGTGTGCCGCCGACGCCATCAAAGCAGGCGAATACAACGTCCTCGCAGTAGGAGGTATGGAGAGCATGTCCAACGCCCCCTACCTCATGAACGGAGCCCGCTGGGGATACAGGATGAACGATCAGACCATGGTGGACTGTATGGTTCACGACGGACTCTGGGACATTTTCAACAACCAGCATATGGGATTCACCGGAGAGATCGTCGCCGAGAGGTTCAACGTCACCAGGGAGGACGCCGACCAGCTGTCCGTCGAGAGCCACCAGAAGGCCTACAAGGCACAGCAAAGCGGAAAGTTCGACAAGGAGATCGTTCCTTTCACCATCCCCAACAAGAAAGGGGACATCATCTTTGACAAGGACGAGGGAATCCGCCCCGATTCCAGCATGGAATCCCTTGCCAAGCTGAAGTCCGTCTTCAAGAAGGACGGAATTGTCACCGCAGGAAACTCCTCCCAGCTCAGCGACGGAGGATCCGCTCTGATCGTGGCATCCAGGAAATGGGCCGAGGAGCACGGCATCAAACCCCTCGCATCCATTGTTGCCTACGGAGAGTGCGGAGTGCTCCCCGAGAGGATCATGGAGGCTCCCATCCCCACCACCAGGCACGTCCTGAAGAAGGCGGGAATGACCATCGATGACATCGACCTCTTCGAGCACAACGAGGCCTTCGCATCCGCTTCCTGTGCGGTCAAGAAGGAACTCGGAGTTCCTGATGAGATCTTCAACGTCAACGGAGGAGCAGTCGCTCTCGGACACCCCATCGGATGCTCCGGAGCCCGTGTGCTCACTACCCTCCTCTATGCAATGATGGACAGGCAGAAGGACGTCGGCTGTGCCACCCTCTGTCTCGGAGGCGGAAACGCCGTCACCACCATCATCCGCCGCGAGTGATAAAACCATTCATCTGGGTCTGTCCGTTTTCGGGGACAGACCCACCCTACCTTACTTTATTATTGTATTTTTACTTTCAAAAACTAAAGTAAAAAGTTTTACTTTCAAAAACTAAAGTAAAAAGTTTTACTTTCAAAAACTAAAGTAAAAAGTTTTTTTTGTTCTGCACTTTAGTCAGAAACATCGACATCGGGAGTAACCGACAGGGTATAGTCTGGGTCATAGAAGGGAAAGGGTTTCCCCTCCCTAAGGAGGGTAAGTGGTTTCTTCAGACGGGGTCCAAATCACATGGATGATTTCATTCCCAGTCCCATATGGCATACAGTGTTACCGGGAGTTCGCTGCGTGCCA
The sequence above is a segment of the methanogenic archaeon ISO4-H5 genome. Coding sequences within it:
- a CDS encoding acetyl-CoA C-acetyltransferase, with the translated sequence MDEAVILSACRTAIGKYGKALTGIKSTELGAHCIKEAVKRAGIQATDVEECIMGNVLQAGLGQNPARQAAIGAGLPVEIGSFTVNAVCGSAMKAVMCAADAIKAGEYNVLAVGGMESMSNAPYLMNGARWGYRMNDQTMVDCMVHDGLWDIFNNQHMGFTGEIVAERFNVTREDADQLSVESHQKAYKAQQSGKFDKEIVPFTIPNKKGDIIFDKDEGIRPDSSMESLAKLKSVFKKDGIVTAGNSSQLSDGGSALIVASRKWAEEHGIKPLASIVAYGECGVLPERIMEAPIPTTRHVLKKAGMTIDDIDLFEHNEAFASASCAVKKELGVPDEIFNVNGGAVALGHPIGCSGARVLTTLLYAMMDRQKDVGCATLCLGGGNAVTTIIRRE